A genomic stretch from Salvelinus fontinalis isolate EN_2023a unplaced genomic scaffold, ASM2944872v1 scaffold_0757, whole genome shotgun sequence includes:
- the LOC129847203 gene encoding uncharacterized protein LOC129847203, which yields MLPISKDTNEDSTQGSVSCTSLLYKVNVICLTQSPDSKSSPISIEEPVKTCCSSSSLSSEERAHSSSSQISTKNLLATWPRSTRPQSAKPPPAKPSRAKPSRAKPPSDKPPSAKPSPAKPSPAKPSPAKPSRAKPPSDKPSPAKPPSAKPPSAKPPSAKPPPAKPPPAKPPPAKPPPAKLRSAKPRSAKPPPAKPPPAKPPPAKPPPAKLQSAKLQSAKLQSAKLQSAKPPPAKPSRAKPSSAKPSPAKPSPAKPSPAKPSPAKPSPAKPPSAKPSPAKPSPAKPSPAKPSPAKPSPAKPSPAKPSPAKPSPAKPSPAKPPSAKPPPAKPPPAKPPPAKLQSAKLQSATDYGTLCAVVGRGHVIPVKLTLAPFSSLLSSEETNTNLPSSSRPSSCSIKLLDRRSGIPCSLAEPYAGESICY from the exons ATGCTCCCCATCAGCAAAGACACCAACGAAGATTCAACCCAGGGCTCTGTCAGCTGTACCTCCCTACTCTACAAAGTCAATGTGATCTGTCTCACTCAGAGTCCTGACAGTAAGTCCTCCCCAATCTCCATTGAAGAACCAGTCAAAACTTGTTGTAGCAGCAGTTCTCTGTCCAGTGAGGAACGAGCACACTCTTCCTCTAGTCAGATCTCTACTAAGAACCTCCTGGCTACTTGGCCACGTTCTACCAGGCCCCAATCTGCCAAACCGCCACCTGCTAAACCATCACGTGCTAAACCATCAcgtgctaaaccaccatctgataaaccaccatctgctaaaccgtcacctgctaaaccgtcacctgctaaaccgtcacctgctaaaccgtcacgtgctaaaccaccatctgataaaccgtcacctgctaaaccaccatctgctaaaccaccatctgctaaaccaccatctgctaaaccaccacctgctaaaccaccacctgctaaaccaccacctgctaaaccaccacctgctaaactacGATCTGCTAAACCAcgatctgctaaaccaccacctgctaaaccaccacctgctaaaccaccgcctgctaaaccaccacctgctaaactacAATCTGCTAAACTACAATCTGCTAAACTACAATCTGCTAAACTACAATCTGCCAAACCGCCACCTGCTAAACCATCACGTGCTAAACCGTCATCTGctaaaccgtcacctgctaaaccgtcacctgctaaaccgtcacctgctaaaccgtcacctgctaaaccgtcacctgctaaaccaccatctgctaaaccgtcacctgctaaaccgtcacctgctaaaccgtcacctgctaaaccgtcacctgctaaaccgtcacctgctaaaccgtcacctgctaaaccgtcacctgctaaaccgtcacctgctaaaccgtcacctgctaaaccaccatctgctaaaccaccacctgctaaaccaccgCCTGCTAAACCACCGCCTGCTAAACTACAATCTGCTAAACTACAATCTGCCACTGACTATGGAACCTTATGTGCTGTGGTAGGTCGTGGGCATGTCATCCCTGTCAAACTGACCTTGGCCCCTTTTTCCTCCTTACTCTCCAGCGAAGAGACCAACACCAACCTCCCCTCCAGCAGCCGCCCCTCCTCGTGCTCTATCAAGCTTTTAGACAGAAGGAGTGGCATTCCTTGCTCCCTGGCT GAGCCCTATGCGGGAGAATCAATATGCTACTGA
- the LOC129847202 gene encoding uncharacterized protein LOC129847202, with amino-acid sequence MEATGKWQLIPIRFSPLYCGPVVIRNNAGPVVKAWRTFQFISPIITYMRGGSQQVVVRMHHVSRVRGLETQLVWAISKETARLSPEGIPYCAIKVQSITWIQRVAGRVTHYASHLRHETSVDVTLGCYQQTDVSVVYATLYMGLDGLLSSSAWSEAASFSTPTTQQFTDPEPEGHNCYEGWEEDLLPEEREVPLLNLYLITKRVEDIALRLISLRQAFTTLLGSTLSRNRLFVAGKVLLGALVQANHMDEAKFIRTYKDFVDYLSDPSKRNDIERGLAEAKIHHVNMIDVLFELVLFGLMTAQKSLMVHPGGFVERLYALLYSFLPTAANMEPEADRYLLLLNDSCDTLPPNRDLDTNALHYFALNLTFLNKTSCSSKTFWFPSFHLFDFMTISSS; translated from the exons ATG GAGGCCACTGGCAAATGGCAGTTGATTCCGATTAGGTTCAGCCCCCTGTACTGTGGGCCTGTTGTGATCAGG AACAATGCCGGTCCGGTGGTTAAAGCTTGGAGAACTTTCCAGTTCATCAGCCCCATCATCACCTACATGCGTGGGGGATCCCAG CAGgtggtggtgaggatgcaccacGTGAGTAGGGTGAGAGGCCTGGAGACTCAACTGGTGTGGGCCATCTCCAAGGAGACAGCCAGGCTTAGTCCAGAGGGCATCCCCTACTGTGCCATCAAAGTGCAGTCCATCACTTGGATCCAG cgtGTGGCTGGCAGGGTGACCCACTATGCGTCTCACCTCCGCCACGAGACGTCTGTGGATGTGACGCTTGGCTGCTACCAG cagactgatgtcTCAGTGGTGTACGCCACTCTCTACATGGGGCTGGACGGGCTTCTCTCCTCTTCAGCGTGGTCGGAGGCTGCCTCCTTCTCTACGCCCACCACTCAGCAGTTCACTGACCCAGAGCCTGAGGGCCACAACTGCTATGAG GGCTGGGAGGAAGACCTGctgcctgaggagagggaggttccTCTGCTAAA CCTCTACCTTATCACCAAGAGAGTGGAGGACATCGCCCTGAGGCTCATCTCCCTGCGCCAGGCCTTCACT aCCCTGCTTGGTTCCACCCTGAGCAGGAACCGTCTGTTTGTGGCGGGAAAGGTCCTCCTGGGCGCACTGGTTCAGGCCAACCACATG GACGAGGCCAAGTTCATCCGTACCTATAAGGACTTTGTGGACTACCTGAGTGACCCCTCCAAGCGGAATGACATTGAGAGGGGGCTGGCTGAGGCAAAG ATCCATCATGTGAACATGATAGATGTCCTCTTTGAGCTGGTGCTGTTTGGGTTAATGACAGCTCAGAAGTCCCTGATGGTG CACCCTGGTGGGTTCGTGGAGCGTCTGTACGCTCTCCTGTACTCCTTCCTGCCCACTGCTGCCAACATGGAGCCAGAGGCTGACAGATACCTGCTGCTGCTCAAT GATTCTTGTGACACTTTGCCACCCAACAGGGATCTAGACACCAATGCACTACATTACTTTGCACTGAATttgacatttttaaataaaacaaGTTGTAGTTCAAAAACATTTTGGTTTCCGTCTTTTCATTTATTTGATTTTATGACCATTTCCTCTTCCTAG